One part of the Candidatus Palauibacter australiensis genome encodes these proteins:
- a CDS encoding type II toxin-antitoxin system prevent-host-death family antitoxin codes for MYMPRVNIAEARADLARYLARVERGETVTLCRRNVPIAEIRPLPSTPIRERPIGIDRGMKVPESFFEPLPEPVLRAFQGDAGEP; via the coding sequence ATGTACATGCCCAGGGTCAACATCGCCGAAGCCCGGGCCGATCTGGCTCGGTATCTCGCCCGCGTGGAGCGTGGCGAGACCGTCACGCTGTGCCGGCGCAACGTGCCCATCGCGGAGATCCGCCCCCTGCCCTCGACACCGATCCGGGAACGCCCGATCGGCATCGACCGCGGCATGAAGGTGCCGGAGAGCTTCTTCGAGCCCCTGCCGGAACCCGTCCTGCGGGCCTTCCAGGGTGACGCCGGCGAGCCGTGA
- a CDS encoding type II toxin-antitoxin system VapC family toxin → MRLLVDTCTFLWLAAADSRLSRAAEAACRDPGNTVYLSALSAWEIAIKHRLGRLPLPESPVRYVSSRREWLELEPLPFDEASAAHEILLPTLHVDPFDRGLVSQAIVNGLTIVTPDGAISSYPAPVLW, encoded by the coding sequence GTGAGGCTGCTCGTCGATACGTGTACGTTCCTGTGGCTGGCGGCGGCGGACTCCCGCCTCTCGCGGGCGGCGGAGGCGGCGTGCCGAGATCCCGGCAACACGGTGTACCTGAGCGCGCTCTCGGCGTGGGAAATCGCGATCAAGCACCGCCTCGGGCGGTTGCCGCTCCCGGAGTCGCCCGTCCGCTACGTCTCGAGCCGGCGCGAATGGCTGGAACTTGAACCGCTCCCCTTCGATGAGGCATCGGCGGCCCACGAAATTCTCCTGCCGACCCTTCATGTGGACCCCTTCGACCGCGGTCTCGTCTCGCAGGCGATCGTCAATGGCTTGACGATCGTCACGCCCGACGGGGCGATCTCTTCGTATCCCGCTCCCGTCCTCTGGTGA
- a CDS encoding bifunctional aldolase/short-chain dehydrogenase encodes MISAWSDREAAELVERYAAEGVGEDLALRVYTTRLLGSEPRLVMHGGGNTSVKGRARDVTGIDLDVLYVKGSGWDMGTIEPPGLPAVQLDPLLGLAEIDALSDEDMVNLQRRNLLDSKAPNPSVETLLHAWVPRTFIDHTHANAALVLTDQPHGEEICREVYGDRAAIVPYIMPGFDLAKAAKAAADAHPEAEGLVLLKHGLFTFGDTAHEAYELMIEFVSLAEARIAGGRRTVFAAAATPGAGASASEVAPAIRGMLANRRGGEANEGETAAFERFILEHRTSPAILAYVGGSELSRYSQVGTVTPDHAIRTKPLPVVLPAPPAGDLTAWTAEARAAVDAYREAYAAYFERHNPRYGGTKRMLDPSPRVVLVPGVGLFASGRDARAAAAAADLAETTVDVITDAESMDRFESITEAELFDIEYWSLEQAKLAGAKEKTLARQVVVVTGGAGAIGRATAAAFRAAGAEVALFDLPGPSLDAAGQAGAGLAVPCDVTDDASVDRAFGIVAARFGGVDILVSNAGAAWRGPMADVTDDVLRESFELNFFAHQRVTRAAVRTMRAQGTGGCLLFNVSKQAVNPGPDFGPYGLPKAATLGLVRQYAIEHGWEGIRSNGVNADRIRSGVLTDEMIASRSEARGVSEDAYLRGNLLGREVRADDVARAFVSLALARATTGAILTVDGGNVAAALR; translated from the coding sequence ATGATAAGCGCGTGGAGCGACCGCGAGGCCGCGGAACTCGTCGAACGGTACGCCGCCGAAGGCGTGGGAGAGGATCTCGCGCTGCGGGTGTACACGACGCGCCTCCTCGGGTCCGAGCCGCGGCTCGTGATGCACGGCGGCGGCAACACGTCGGTCAAGGGCCGCGCGCGGGACGTGACCGGGATCGACCTGGACGTGCTGTACGTGAAGGGGAGCGGCTGGGACATGGGGACGATCGAGCCGCCCGGCCTCCCGGCGGTGCAACTCGATCCGCTTCTGGGGCTGGCGGAGATCGACGCCCTGTCCGACGAGGACATGGTGAACCTGCAGCGCCGCAACCTGCTCGACTCGAAGGCGCCGAACCCCTCGGTGGAGACGCTCCTGCACGCGTGGGTGCCGCGCACGTTCATCGACCACACACACGCGAACGCGGCGCTCGTGCTGACCGACCAGCCGCACGGGGAGGAGATCTGCCGCGAGGTCTACGGCGACCGCGCCGCGATCGTGCCCTACATCATGCCGGGCTTCGATCTCGCGAAGGCGGCGAAGGCGGCGGCCGACGCCCATCCGGAGGCGGAAGGGCTCGTCCTCCTCAAGCACGGGCTGTTCACCTTCGGGGACACGGCGCACGAGGCGTACGAACTCATGATCGAGTTCGTCAGCCTCGCCGAAGCGCGCATCGCGGGCGGGCGCCGGACCGTGTTCGCCGCCGCTGCGACACCTGGCGCGGGCGCTTCCGCGAGCGAGGTGGCCCCCGCCATCCGCGGCATGCTGGCGAACCGACGGGGTGGCGAGGCGAATGAGGGCGAGACGGCTGCGTTCGAGCGCTTCATCCTGGAACACCGGACAAGCCCGGCCATTCTCGCCTACGTCGGCGGCTCGGAGCTGTCGCGCTACAGCCAGGTCGGCACGGTCACGCCCGATCACGCGATCCGCACGAAGCCGTTGCCGGTCGTGCTCCCCGCGCCGCCCGCCGGCGACCTGACCGCCTGGACCGCGGAGGCGCGAGCCGCGGTGGACGCCTACCGGGAGGCCTACGCGGCCTATTTCGAGCGCCACAACCCGCGCTACGGCGGGACGAAGCGCATGCTCGACCCGAGTCCGCGCGTGGTCCTCGTGCCGGGCGTCGGGCTCTTCGCGAGCGGTCGCGACGCACGGGCGGCGGCCGCGGCGGCCGACCTCGCCGAGACCACGGTCGACGTCATCACGGATGCGGAGAGCATGGACCGCTTCGAAAGCATCACCGAGGCGGAACTGTTCGACATCGAGTACTGGTCGCTCGAACAGGCGAAACTGGCCGGCGCGAAGGAGAAGACGCTGGCCCGCCAGGTCGTCGTCGTCACGGGCGGCGCGGGCGCCATCGGCCGGGCCACGGCCGCCGCGTTCCGGGCCGCCGGCGCCGAGGTCGCCCTCTTCGACCTCCCGGGCCCCTCGCTCGACGCCGCCGGTCAGGCCGGAGCGGGGCTCGCCGTCCCATGCGACGTGACGGACGACGCGTCCGTCGACCGCGCGTTCGGCATCGTCGCCGCCCGCTTCGGAGGCGTCGACATCCTCGTCTCGAACGCCGGGGCGGCCTGGCGCGGCCCCATGGCCGACGTGACGGACGACGTGCTGCGGGAGAGCTTCGAGTTGAACTTCTTCGCCCACCAGCGCGTTACGCGCGCGGCCGTGCGCACGATGCGCGCCCAGGGGACGGGCGGCTGCCTCCTCTTCAACGTCTCCAAGCAGGCCGTCAACCCGGGCCCCGACTTCGGCCCCTACGGACTGCCGAAGGCGGCGACCCTCGGACTCGTGCGCCAGTACGCCATCGAGCACGGTTGGGAGGGCATCCGGTCGAACGGGGTCAACGCCGACCGCATCCGGAGCGGCGTCCTCACCGACGAGATGATCGCGTCCCGCTCCGAAGCGCGTGGCGTGAGCGAGGACGCCTACCTGCGCGGAAACCTCCTCGGCCGCGAGGTCCGGGCCGACGATGTCGCCCGGGCGTTCGTTTCCCTTGCCCTCGCCCGCGCGACGACGGGCGCGATCCTCACCG